A window of the Thermoleophilia bacterium SCSIO 60948 genome harbors these coding sequences:
- a CDS encoding cupin domain-containing protein: protein MAHAGQTLDNPISGERITFRKTAADTNGELLAIDLELAPDGHVPGMHVHPEQEETFEVVSGRMKFRMGMKKIIAEAGDVVTVPAGVAHKFSNAGEETAYVRVEVRPALRMEELFETATQLAKDGRTNQKGMPKPLDLALFTREFRREVVAPFPPVWVQRATLAPLAAIAERRGLAARYEAPAALPAMA from the coding sequence ATGGCTCACGCAGGACAGACTCTCGACAACCCGATCAGCGGCGAGCGGATCACGTTCCGCAAGACGGCCGCCGACACGAACGGCGAGCTGCTCGCGATCGACCTCGAGCTCGCGCCCGACGGGCACGTTCCGGGGATGCACGTTCATCCCGAACAGGAGGAGACCTTCGAGGTCGTCTCCGGCCGGATGAAGTTCCGGATGGGGATGAAGAAGATCATCGCCGAGGCCGGCGACGTGGTCACGGTCCCGGCCGGGGTCGCCCACAAGTTCTCGAACGCCGGCGAGGAGACCGCCTACGTCCGCGTCGAGGTTCGCCCCGCGCTGCGGATGGAGGAGCTGTTCGAGACCGCCACCCAGCTCGCGAAGGACGGCCGGACGAACCAGAAGGGCATGCCCAAGCCGCTCGATCTGGCGCTCTTCACGCGTGAGTTCCGCCGCGAGGTGGTCGCCCCGTTCCCGCCGGTCTGGGTCCAGCGCGCGACGCTCGCTCCGCTGGCGGCGATCGCCGAGCGGCGCGGCCTCGCGGCCCGCTACGAGGCTCCGGCGGCGCTTCCCGCGATGGCCTGA
- the rph gene encoding ribonuclease PH translates to MAPTRSYERSPADPRPVRVEPGFVRPATGSALYSQGETRVICTASVSDRVPKWMQGRGSGWVTAEYAMLPASTGERKQRDISKGKLDGRSTEIQRLIGRSLRAVVDLEALGERSVYVDCDVLQADGGTRCASITGGFIALKLALDSLRARGELTRDPLTGSVAAISCGLVDGVALCDVDYSEDSRAEVDANIVMSGEGGLVEVQATAEQTPVSRASLDDLLSLAEPALDALRAVQEQATSPSS, encoded by the coding sequence ATGGCCCCTACGCGTAGTTACGAGCGCTCGCCCGCCGACCCCCGTCCCGTCCGCGTCGAACCCGGCTTCGTCCGTCCGGCGACCGGATCGGCGCTCTATTCACAGGGGGAGACCCGGGTCATCTGCACCGCGTCGGTGTCCGACCGCGTCCCGAAGTGGATGCAGGGGCGCGGCTCGGGCTGGGTCACCGCCGAGTACGCGATGCTCCCGGCCTCGACCGGCGAGCGTAAGCAGCGGGACATCTCGAAGGGCAAGCTCGACGGCCGCTCGACCGAGATCCAGCGCCTGATCGGGCGCTCGCTCCGCGCCGTCGTCGACCTCGAGGCGCTCGGGGAGCGCTCGGTCTACGTCGACTGCGACGTGCTGCAGGCCGACGGCGGCACCCGATGCGCCTCGATCACGGGCGGATTCATCGCGCTCAAGCTCGCGCTCGACTCGCTGCGGGCGCGCGGCGAGCTGACCCGTGATCCGCTGACCGGTTCGGTCGCCGCGATCTCGTGCGGGCTCGTCGACGGCGTGGCGCTGTGCGACGTCGATTACTCCGAGGACTCGCGAGCCGAGGTCGACGCGAACATCGTGATGAGCGGAGAGGGCGGGCTCGTCGAGGTTCAGGCCACCGCCGAGCAGACCCCTGTCTCACGCGCCTCACTCGACGACCTGCTGTCGCTCGCCGAGCCCGCGCTCGATGCCCTGCGCGCCGTCCAGGAGCAGGCGACGTCTCCCTCCTCCTGA
- the rdgB gene encoding RdgB/HAM1 family non-canonical purine NTP pyrophosphatase, translating into MALPPRLVVATRNPGKRREFAEIFEPHGTELLAPPDEMPEPVEDGETFEANALIKARATHAATGLPAFADDSGIAVAALGGRPGVRSARYAGEHATDEENLDLLLSELAPYTDPARRGAAYVAAIAYVDGSGEPGRDGVVVEARCEGVLIGERRGGGGFGYDPVFVPLDTGPADERTMAELSPAEKHAISHRGRAARLLVERLQGP; encoded by the coding sequence ATGGCGCTCCCGCCGCGGCTCGTCGTCGCGACGCGCAACCCCGGCAAGCGGCGCGAGTTCGCCGAGATATTCGAGCCCCACGGCACCGAGCTGCTCGCCCCTCCCGACGAGATGCCCGAGCCCGTCGAGGACGGCGAGACCTTCGAGGCCAACGCGCTGATCAAGGCCAGGGCTACACACGCCGCCACCGGGCTGCCGGCGTTCGCCGACGACTCGGGGATCGCGGTCGCGGCGCTCGGCGGCCGGCCCGGCGTCAGGTCGGCGCGCTACGCCGGCGAGCACGCGACGGACGAGGAGAACCTGGACCTGCTGCTCAGCGAGCTCGCCCCGTACACGGATCCGGCGCGACGCGGCGCGGCCTACGTCGCGGCGATCGCCTACGTCGACGGCTCGGGCGAGCCCGGACGCGACGGGGTCGTCGTCGAGGCGCGCTGCGAGGGCGTGCTGATCGGCGAGCGACGCGGCGGCGGCGGGTTCGGCTACGACCCGGTCTTCGTCCCGCTCGACACCGGGCCCGCCGACGAGCGGACGATGGCCGAGCTCAGCCCGGCCGAGAAGCACGCGATCTCGCACCGCGGCCGCGCCGCGCGGCTGCTCGTCGAGCGGCTCCAGGGCCCCTAG
- a CDS encoding L-lactate permease, with protein MYQQVLDPVSDSLGLSSIFAVLPLLTLFVLLGGFRMKAQWAGLISLAVAVVIAVAVYGMPVGVTFNAALLGAVFGLIPIMWIVVNAVWIYNMTVKTGHFAVLRRSFGAISNDQRIQAIVIAFAFGALLEALAGFGTPVAITSVMLVALGFSKMKAVCVALVANTAPVAFGALAIPIVTASELTTIPLGDLGAMVGRQTPLVAMIVPFILVGMVDGFKGIRAVWPAAIVGGLTFAIGQFLCANYVSVQLTDIVASLLSAGSIVLLMRVWQPGEPLTGEAEGGPKPAIAGASGHDPALEAAVRRRDQEHDSRREVIEAYSPYLIIIGLFAIAQLFFKDFIDEGMTPFAWPGLDITNPAGEALTSTNYNPNSSWTGSILLISGVLTAIVLRVRASTALRTAGETLDQLKWAILTVAAVLALAYVMNLSGQTITLGTWIAGAGAAFAFLSPVLGWLGTAVTGSDTSSNALFAALQVTAGERTGISQNLLVAANSSGGVMGKMVSPQNLAIGVAAVGMAGKEGDVLRKVVGWSFLMLLAVCVLVYLQSTPVLDWMVVDAAPTG; from the coding sequence ATGTACCAGCAGGTCCTCGACCCTGTGTCCGACTCGCTCGGGCTGTCATCGATATTCGCGGTTCTGCCGCTCCTCACCCTGTTCGTCCTGCTGGGCGGATTCCGGATGAAGGCGCAGTGGGCGGGCCTGATCTCGCTCGCCGTCGCCGTCGTGATCGCCGTCGCCGTGTACGGGATGCCGGTGGGCGTCACGTTCAACGCGGCCCTTCTCGGCGCCGTCTTCGGCCTGATCCCGATCATGTGGATCGTCGTCAACGCGGTCTGGATCTACAACATGACCGTCAAGACGGGCCACTTCGCCGTCCTGCGGCGCTCGTTCGGAGCGATCTCGAACGACCAGCGGATCCAGGCGATCGTCATCGCCTTCGCCTTCGGCGCGCTGCTCGAGGCGCTCGCCGGCTTCGGCACCCCGGTCGCGATCACCTCGGTCATGCTCGTCGCGCTCGGCTTCTCGAAGATGAAGGCCGTCTGCGTGGCGCTCGTCGCCAACACCGCCCCAGTGGCCTTCGGCGCGCTCGCGATCCCGATCGTCACCGCCTCGGAGCTGACGACGATCCCGCTCGGCGACCTCGGCGCGATGGTCGGTCGCCAGACCCCGCTCGTGGCGATGATCGTGCCGTTCATCCTCGTCGGCATGGTCGACGGCTTCAAGGGCATCCGCGCCGTCTGGCCGGCGGCGATCGTCGGCGGCCTGACCTTCGCGATCGGCCAGTTCCTGTGCGCCAACTACGTCTCGGTCCAGCTCACCGACATCGTCGCCTCGCTCCTCTCGGCCGGCTCGATCGTCCTGCTGATGCGGGTGTGGCAGCCCGGCGAGCCGCTCACCGGCGAGGCCGAGGGTGGACCCAAGCCCGCGATCGCGGGCGCGTCGGGACACGACCCTGCGCTCGAGGCGGCCGTCCGCCGTCGCGATCAGGAGCACGACTCGCGGCGTGAGGTCATCGAGGCCTACTCGCCGTACCTGATCATCATCGGCCTGTTCGCGATCGCCCAGCTGTTCTTCAAGGACTTCATCGACGAGGGAATGACCCCGTTCGCCTGGCCCGGGCTCGACATCACGAACCCGGCTGGCGAGGCGCTCACGTCGACGAACTACAACCCGAACTCGAGCTGGACCGGTTCGATCCTGCTCATCTCCGGGGTGCTGACCGCGATCGTCCTGCGCGTCCGCGCCTCGACCGCGCTCAGGACCGCCGGCGAGACGCTCGACCAGCTCAAGTGGGCGATCCTCACCGTCGCCGCGGTCCTCGCGCTGGCCTACGTGATGAACCTGTCGGGCCAGACGATCACGCTCGGCACCTGGATCGCGGGCGCCGGCGCCGCGTTCGCGTTCCTCTCGCCGGTGCTCGGCTGGCTCGGGACCGCGGTCACCGGCTCGGACACATCCTCGAACGCGCTGTTCGCGGCGCTCCAGGTGACGGCCGGCGAGCGGACGGGGATTTCCCAGAACCTGCTCGTCGCGGCGAACTCGTCCGGCGGCGTCATGGGCAAGATGGTCTCGCCGCAGAACCTCGCGATCGGAGTCGCGGCGGTCGGCATGGCCGGCAAGGAGGGCGACGTTCTGCGCAAGGTCGTCGGCTGGAGCTTCCTGATGCTGCTCGCCGTCTGCGTCCTCGTCTACCTGCAGTCGACGCCCGTCCTCGACTGGATGGTCGTAGACGCCGCGCCGACCGGGTAG
- a CDS encoding FAD-binding protein: MSDTDVVQPDPAEVKPEQVPSEDSAEKAAERRRAVESVLPALREAAGAEHVYTEDHQVRTYESDGLLHYRARPAAVVLPGSAEEVREAVRICFEAGVPWVARGAGSGLSGGALPVAGGVVIGLSRLRRVLEVDLDNGRVVVEPGVTNVEVSAAVGPTHFYPPDPSSQIVCTIGGNFAENSGGAHCFKYGFTTNYVLGAEAILSDGTMVEIGGAASDMPGFDLLGALVGSEGTLAVVTKITLRVIPTPESVRTLAAFFDSVSDAGDAVSAIVTGGVIPAAIEMMDKLAIEAAELATGVGFPTDAGAALIIELDGSESEVEAQFADLESTCERAGATEVRIAETAEQAALFWKARKACFPAMGRISSSYYVQDGVIPRTKLTEVLQRIEDLATEYELRVANVFHAGDGNLHPLVCYSGPDEAEKAEELSGKILETCVEFGGSITGEHGVGVDKKAYMPKMFGEPDLAAFQKLRCAFDPHALANPGKVMPTPRLCGEVPGPYREHPLERAGLAERF; this comes from the coding sequence ATGAGCGACACGGACGTCGTCCAGCCAGACCCCGCGGAGGTCAAGCCCGAGCAGGTCCCGAGCGAGGACAGCGCCGAGAAGGCGGCCGAGCGCCGCCGCGCGGTCGAGTCGGTCCTGCCGGCTCTTCGCGAGGCCGCCGGGGCTGAGCACGTCTATACCGAGGACCACCAGGTCCGCACCTACGAGTCCGACGGCCTGCTCCACTACCGCGCCCGGCCGGCCGCCGTGGTCCTCCCGGGCAGCGCCGAGGAGGTCCGCGAGGCGGTCCGGATCTGCTTCGAGGCCGGCGTCCCGTGGGTCGCGCGCGGCGCCGGGTCCGGGCTCTCGGGCGGCGCGCTACCGGTGGCGGGAGGAGTCGTCATCGGTCTGTCGCGGCTGCGTCGCGTGCTCGAGGTCGATCTCGACAACGGACGCGTCGTAGTCGAGCCGGGGGTCACGAACGTCGAGGTCTCGGCGGCGGTCGGGCCGACGCACTTCTATCCGCCCGATCCCTCCTCGCAGATCGTCTGCACGATCGGCGGCAACTTCGCCGAGAACTCCGGCGGCGCGCACTGTTTCAAGTACGGGTTCACGACGAACTACGTCCTCGGCGCCGAGGCGATCCTCTCCGACGGGACGATGGTCGAGATCGGCGGCGCCGCGTCCGACATGCCGGGCTTCGACCTGCTCGGCGCGCTCGTCGGCTCGGAGGGGACGCTCGCGGTGGTCACGAAGATCACGCTGCGCGTGATCCCGACGCCGGAGTCGGTCCGCACCCTCGCCGCCTTCTTCGATTCGGTCTCCGACGCCGGCGACGCGGTCTCGGCGATCGTCACCGGCGGGGTGATCCCGGCGGCGATCGAGATGATGGACAAGCTCGCGATCGAGGCCGCCGAGCTCGCGACCGGCGTCGGCTTCCCGACCGACGCGGGCGCGGCCCTCATCATCGAGCTGGACGGGTCCGAGAGCGAGGTCGAGGCGCAGTTCGCCGACCTCGAGTCGACCTGCGAGCGAGCCGGCGCGACCGAGGTCAGGATCGCCGAGACGGCCGAGCAGGCGGCGCTGTTCTGGAAGGCGCGCAAGGCCTGCTTCCCGGCGATGGGCCGGATCTCGAGCTCCTACTACGTCCAGGACGGGGTGATCCCGAGGACGAAGCTGACCGAGGTCCTCCAGCGGATCGAGGATCTCGCGACCGAGTACGAGCTCCGGGTCGCCAACGTCTTCCACGCCGGCGACGGCAACCTCCATCCGCTCGTCTGCTACTCGGGCCCCGACGAGGCCGAGAAGGCCGAGGAGCTCTCGGGCAAGATCCTCGAGACGTGCGTCGAGTTCGGTGGCTCGATCACCGGCGAGCACGGCGTCGGCGTCGACAAGAAGGCCTACATGCCGAAGATGTTCGGCGAGCCGGACCTCGCGGCGTTCCAGAAGCTGCGCTGCGCCTTCGATCCGCACGCGCTGGCCAACCCGGGCAAGGTGATGCCGACGCCACGGCTGTGTGGCGAGGTCCCGGGTCCGTACCGCGAGCATCCACTCGAGCGCGCCGGCCTCGCGGAGCGCTTCTAG
- a CDS encoding FAD-binding oxidoreductase, whose protein sequence is MAAPATPEEAAEAISSAGGPVRISGGATKSGWGNPASEGGAELSMRGMARIHDHAEGDFTAVLDAGVPFAEAQETFARAGQMLALDPPPVDGATVGGVVSAAESGPLRHRYGAPRDLVIGVTLALADGSVAKAGGKVIKNVAGYDVSKLVAGAHGTLGAICVLSLRLHPKPERTATAILRAGDPGELARRAVELAGKPLECEALDARWDAGAGEGSLLLRFAGETCRERAEALGFELASEADNERLWAEQRSRQRAEPDTDEVVVRVAGLPTQLATVISAATEHGGSVVSRAAVGTSYVRLPAASSTADGVAAVESIRAALRPARCTVTDAPEPLRAALDPWDVPEGPELELMRAVKRRFDPDGRLNPGIYVGGI, encoded by the coding sequence ATGGCCGCCCCCGCGACCCCGGAGGAGGCGGCCGAGGCGATCTCGTCGGCGGGCGGCCCGGTGCGGATCAGCGGCGGCGCGACGAAGTCCGGCTGGGGCAACCCCGCGAGCGAGGGCGGTGCCGAGCTCTCGATGCGCGGCATGGCGCGCATCCACGATCACGCCGAGGGCGACTTCACCGCCGTCCTCGACGCCGGCGTCCCGTTCGCTGAGGCCCAGGAGACGTTCGCGAGGGCGGGCCAGATGCTCGCACTCGACCCGCCGCCGGTCGACGGCGCGACGGTCGGCGGCGTCGTCTCGGCGGCCGAGTCCGGCCCGCTTCGCCACCGCTACGGCGCCCCGCGCGACCTCGTCATCGGCGTGACGCTGGCGCTCGCCGACGGCTCGGTCGCCAAGGCGGGCGGCAAGGTGATCAAGAACGTCGCCGGCTACGACGTCTCGAAGCTCGTCGCCGGCGCCCACGGGACGCTCGGCGCGATCTGCGTGCTGTCGCTGCGACTGCACCCGAAGCCCGAGCGCACCGCGACCGCGATCCTGCGCGCCGGCGACCCCGGCGAGCTCGCGCGTCGCGCGGTCGAGCTCGCAGGCAAGCCGCTCGAGTGCGAGGCGCTCGACGCCCGCTGGGACGCCGGGGCGGGGGAGGGTTCGCTGCTGCTCCGGTTCGCCGGTGAGACCTGCCGCGAGCGCGCCGAGGCGCTCGGCTTCGAGCTCGCCTCCGAAGCCGACAACGAGCGTCTGTGGGCCGAGCAGCGCTCGCGCCAGCGCGCCGAGCCCGACACCGACGAGGTCGTCGTGCGCGTCGCCGGGCTGCCGACCCAGCTCGCGACCGTGATTTCCGCGGCGACCGAGCACGGCGGTTCCGTCGTCTCGCGGGCGGCGGTCGGCACGAGCTACGTCCGGCTGCCCGCGGCGAGCTCGACCGCGGACGGCGTCGCAGCGGTCGAGTCGATCCGCGCCGCCCTGCGACCCGCACGCTGCACCGTCACCGACGCTCCCGAGCCGCTTCGCGCCGCGCTCGATCCGTGGGACGTGCCCGAGGGGCCGGAGCTCGAGCTGATGCGCGCCGTCAAGCGCCGCTTCGATCCCGACGGGCGTCTCAACCCCGGCATCTACGTGGGAGGAATCTGA
- a CDS encoding (Fe-S)-binding protein translates to MAERAETAGAVETRAWDEIRPPELELIDDCVHCGFCLPTCPTYSLWQEEMDTPRGRIVLMGEGLEKGSDLSSTMVGHLDNCLGCMACVTACPSGVAYDKLLIDARGQIERRYARPRLERLHRRAIFALFTHPGRLRALIPGMALTKPLKLDRLFARWPRIRNLFRLAPPVSLRDIVRRLPERTAAQGTSRGRVAVLQGCVQRAFFGDVNEATVAVLAAEGFDVDAPASPRCCGSLQQHAGESEPARELARETIAAFEDYDVVVSNSAGCGSGMKDYPHLLRDDPAWHERAEAFAEKVKDVTELLAGIEPRAERGPIERKVAYHDACHLAHAQGVRSEPRELLRQIPGLELAEPHGWEFCCGSAGIYNLVNPEPAAELGERKARALIETGADAIAAANPGCSIQIQTHMRELGHEAPILHPIQLLHESIRKGSDV, encoded by the coding sequence ATGGCCGAAAGGGCCGAGACCGCGGGAGCCGTCGAGACCAGGGCCTGGGATGAGATTCGCCCGCCCGAGCTCGAGCTCATAGACGACTGCGTCCATTGCGGCTTCTGCCTGCCGACCTGTCCGACCTACTCCCTCTGGCAGGAGGAGATGGACACGCCGCGCGGCCGGATCGTGCTGATGGGGGAGGGGCTCGAGAAGGGCTCGGACCTCTCCTCGACCATGGTCGGCCACCTCGACAACTGCCTCGGCTGCATGGCCTGCGTGACCGCGTGCCCGTCGGGCGTCGCCTACGACAAGTTGCTGATCGATGCCCGCGGCCAGATCGAGCGCCGCTACGCGCGCCCGCGGCTCGAGCGGCTGCATCGCCGGGCGATCTTCGCCCTCTTCACCCACCCCGGGCGGCTGCGCGCGCTGATCCCGGGGATGGCGCTGACGAAACCGCTCAAGCTCGACCGCCTGTTCGCGCGCTGGCCGCGGATCCGCAACCTGTTCCGGCTCGCGCCCCCGGTTTCGCTGCGAGACATCGTCCGCCGCCTGCCCGAGCGGACAGCCGCCCAGGGCACCTCGCGGGGACGCGTGGCGGTGCTCCAGGGCTGCGTCCAGCGCGCCTTCTTCGGCGACGTCAACGAGGCGACCGTCGCGGTCCTCGCCGCCGAGGGCTTCGACGTCGACGCGCCGGCGAGCCCGCGCTGCTGCGGCTCGCTCCAGCAGCACGCCGGCGAGTCCGAGCCCGCGCGCGAGCTCGCTCGCGAGACGATCGCCGCATTCGAGGACTACGACGTCGTCGTCTCCAACTCGGCCGGCTGCGGGTCGGGGATGAAGGACTATCCGCACCTGCTGCGCGACGATCCGGCCTGGCACGAACGCGCCGAGGCGTTCGCCGAGAAGGTCAAGGACGTCACGGAGCTGCTCGCCGGGATCGAGCCGCGTGCGGAGCGCGGGCCGATCGAGCGCAAGGTCGCCTACCACGACGCCTGCCACCTCGCCCACGCCCAGGGCGTGCGCTCCGAGCCGCGCGAGCTGCTGCGCCAGATCCCGGGTCTGGAGCTGGCCGAGCCTCACGGCTGGGAGTTCTGCTGCGGGTCGGCGGGTATCTACAACCTGGTCAACCCGGAGCCCGCCGCCGAGCTCGGCGAGCGCAAGGCACGGGCGCTGATCGAGACGGGGGCCGACGCGATCGCGGCGGCCAATCCCGGGTGCTCGATCCAGATCCAGACGCACATGCGAGAGCTCGGGCACGAGGCGCCGATCCTCCACCCGATCCAGCTGCTCCACGAATCGATCCGAAAGGGAAGCGATGTCTGA
- the aceB gene encoding malate synthase A produces MSETQVHQVEVGGPVEGRYEEVLTPGALSFLEGLHREFNPRRLELLEKRTERRKELLDGGTLDFLEETKDVREGDWSVAEVPKALRERKVEITGPTSAKMVINALNSGASGFMADFEDSNSPTWDNMIGGQLNLADAIRRKLEFTSEEGKEYSQADEQANLLVRPRGWHLPERHLKVDGEEMSGSLVDFGLYVFHNSKELIERGAGPFYYLPKMEHHLEARLWADVFRHAEDKLDLDTGTIKATVLIETIPAAFQMDEILYELRDHSAGLNAGRWDYIFSMIKCFGDREDKVLPDRTDVTMTVPFMRAYTELLVKTCHRRGAHAMGGMAAVIPSRTDEEANEKAFEAVKADKKREAEAGYDGTWVAHPDSVEVAMGEFDAVLGDRPNQLDKQRDDVEVSAEELLDAGSAGDSYTRKGLDNDVNVGIQYISSWLRGNGAAGIYGMMEDAATAEIARYQVWQWLKHGIELDTGEKVTPELVGEVATEQLEVIRKEIGDDEWFEREGRPELSRELFEKVALADDPPAFLTLPAYEELLKIHDA; encoded by the coding sequence ATGTCTGAAACCCAGGTGCACCAAGTCGAGGTCGGGGGTCCGGTCGAGGGCCGCTACGAGGAGGTGCTCACGCCGGGCGCGCTCTCGTTCCTCGAGGGCCTGCACCGGGAGTTCAACCCGCGCCGGCTCGAGCTGCTCGAGAAGCGGACCGAACGCCGCAAGGAACTGCTCGACGGCGGCACGCTCGACTTCCTCGAGGAGACGAAGGACGTCCGCGAGGGCGACTGGAGCGTCGCCGAGGTGCCGAAGGCATTGCGCGAGCGCAAGGTCGAGATCACCGGTCCGACCTCCGCGAAGATGGTCATCAACGCGCTGAACTCCGGCGCGTCGGGCTTCATGGCCGACTTCGAGGACTCGAACTCGCCGACCTGGGACAACATGATCGGCGGCCAGCTCAACCTCGCCGACGCGATCCGCCGCAAGCTCGAGTTCACGAGCGAGGAGGGCAAGGAGTACTCGCAGGCCGACGAGCAGGCGAACCTGCTCGTGCGTCCGCGTGGCTGGCACCTCCCCGAGCGCCACCTGAAGGTCGACGGCGAGGAGATGTCGGGGTCGCTCGTCGACTTCGGGCTCTACGTCTTCCACAACTCGAAGGAGCTGATCGAGCGCGGGGCGGGGCCGTTCTACTACCTGCCGAAGATGGAGCACCACCTCGAGGCGCGCCTGTGGGCGGACGTCTTCCGCCACGCCGAGGACAAGCTCGACCTCGATACGGGGACGATCAAGGCGACGGTCCTGATCGAGACGATTCCCGCCGCGTTCCAGATGGACGAGATCCTCTACGAGCTCCGCGACCACTCCGCGGGTCTCAACGCCGGGCGCTGGGACTACATCTTCTCGATGATCAAGTGCTTCGGCGATCGCGAGGACAAGGTGCTCCCGGACCGCACCGACGTGACGATGACGGTCCCGTTCATGCGTGCCTACACGGAGCTCCTCGTCAAGACGTGCCACAGGCGTGGGGCGCACGCGATGGGCGGCATGGCGGCGGTGATCCCGTCGCGGACCGACGAGGAGGCCAACGAGAAGGCCTTCGAGGCGGTCAAGGCCGACAAGAAGCGCGAGGCGGAGGCCGGCTACGACGGCACCTGGGTGGCGCACCCGGACTCGGTCGAGGTCGCGATGGGCGAGTTCGACGCGGTCCTCGGGGACCGGCCGAACCAGCTCGACAAGCAGCGAGACGACGTCGAGGTGAGCGCCGAGGAGTTGCTCGACGCCGGCTCGGCGGGAGACTCCTACACCCGCAAGGGGCTCGACAACGACGTCAACGTCGGCATCCAGTACATCTCGAGCTGGCTGCGCGGCAACGGCGCGGCCGGGATCTACGGGATGATGGAGGACGCCGCGACGGCCGAGATCGCCCGCTACCAGGTCTGGCAGTGGCTGAAGCACGGGATCGAGCTCGACACGGGCGAGAAGGTCACACCGGAGCTCGTCGGTGAGGTCGCCACCGAGCAACTCGAGGTGATCCGCAAGGAGATCGGCGACGACGAGTGGTTCGAGCGCGAAGGCCGCCCGGAGCTCTCGCGCGAGCTGTTCGAGAAGGTCGCGCTCGCCGACGACCCGCCCGCGTTCCTCACGCTCCCGGCCTACGAGGAGCTGCTGAAGATCCACGACGCCTGA
- a CDS encoding VOC family protein — translation MNPLFENARVATRLPCADLERARRYYSEKLGLEPSDEREGGYLYRFGETEFALFQSTGLASGDHTQMGFEVEDLDALVADLRERGADLESYEFPGVEQREGILEIPGTYPSKNARIERAIWLRDSEGNLIGFAELVR, via the coding sequence ATGAACCCCCTGTTCGAGAACGCCCGGGTCGCGACGCGGTTGCCGTGCGCCGATCTGGAGCGTGCGCGTCGCTACTACTCGGAGAAGCTGGGCCTCGAGCCCTCCGACGAGCGCGAGGGCGGCTACCTCTATCGCTTCGGCGAAACCGAGTTCGCACTCTTCCAATCGACAGGTCTCGCCTCAGGCGACCACACCCAGATGGGCTTTGAGGTCGAGGACCTCGACGCGCTCGTCGCCGACCTGCGCGAGCGGGGCGCCGACCTCGAGAGCTACGAGTTCCCCGGCGTCGAGCAGCGCGAGGGGATACTCGAGATCCCGGGCACCTATCCGTCGAAGAACGCGCGGATCGAACGCGCGATCTGGCTGCGAGACAGCGAGGGGAACCTGATCGGCTTCGCCGAGCTGGTGCGCTAG